The Cellulomonas oligotrophica sequence CCCGCGTCAGCGATGGCCTGCACCACGTCCAGGCCGGACGTGATGCGGCCGAACACGGTGTACCCCCCCGCCGCGTCGGACGGGATCTGCGACTCCTCGTAGACGAGGAAGAACTGGCTGCCCATCGACTCGCCGTCGCCGCCCACCCGGGCCATGGCGATGGTGCCCGCGGGGTAGACGTCGTCCGCGGGGGCGTTCTCGATCGGGCCCCACGCGTACCCGGGCCCGCCGCTGCCGGTGGCCGTCGGGTCGCCGCACTGCAGCACGTAGATGCCGCTCGTCACGAGGCGGTGGCACTGCGTGTCGTCGAAGTACCCCTCCTGCGCGAGCGTGACGAAGTTCGCGACGGCCTGCGGGGCGGCGGCGCCGTCGAGCTCGACCTCGACGTCCCCGGCCGTGGTCGTCAGCGTGCCCGACCAGGTGCGGTCCTCGGCGAGCGCGGCCTCCGGCAGGACGCCCCCGTTGCCGGTGCGCGCGGGCAGCGCGGTGGTCGAGGGGGCGGGCGTGGACGTCGCCGCGGGCGTGGCGGCGTCCGTGGCCGCGTCACCCCGGGTCAGCGCCACGG is a genomic window containing:
- a CDS encoding peptidylprolyl isomerase, which translates into the protein MSSKRDREYERRRHEKWVARQAAARTQRRRQQVVAGVVVGALVLGTGVVAAVALTRGDAATDAATPAATSTPAPSTTALPARTGNGGVLPEAALAEDRTWSGTLTTTAGDVEVELDGAAAPQAVANFVTLAQEGYFDDTQCHRLVTSGIYVLQCGDPTATGSGGPGYAWGPIENAPADDVYPAGTIAMARVGGDGESMGSQFFLVYEESQIPSDAAGGYTVFGRITSGLDVVQAIADAGTGADGVRPVTDVIIEGVEIQ